In Dehalogenimonas etheniformans, one genomic interval encodes:
- a CDS encoding Crp/Fnr family transcriptional regulator, giving the protein MADILHTKNASTRFQIMVEIASKGPAIEQKTIAANLSITPQAISDYLKHMTADGLVAAEGRSRYRVTSSGVNWMLKELRALNDYVNLAERAVTDISVNAALAEGKISEGQEVGLVMREGILSARPEKNGGAWGLAAQNAESGEDVGISGVKGIIPLKLGRITLVSVPGILEGGSRSADLSRLKSLVEGKKHVAAAGIEAYAALRKIAVEPRYFYAVPQVAVEALRYGLEVVIVAVAEEIPALTKVLSDAEIKPHLIDLRIK; this is encoded by the coding sequence ATGGCTGATATCCTGCATACCAAAAACGCCTCCACCCGATTTCAAATAATGGTAGAGATTGCTTCAAAAGGTCCGGCTATCGAGCAGAAAACCATCGCCGCGAACCTTAGCATCACTCCACAGGCAATTTCGGACTATTTAAAGCATATGACCGCCGATGGATTGGTTGCCGCCGAAGGTCGTTCACGCTATCGGGTCACTTCCAGCGGCGTGAATTGGATGCTCAAAGAACTCAGGGCGTTAAACGATTATGTCAACTTAGCCGAACGAGCTGTCACTGATATCTCGGTCAATGCTGCGTTAGCGGAAGGTAAAATCTCCGAAGGCCAGGAAGTCGGCCTGGTGATGAGAGAAGGGATACTCTCTGCCCGACCGGAAAAGAATGGCGGAGCATGGGGATTGGCGGCACAAAACGCCGAATCGGGAGAAGATGTCGGTATTTCCGGGGTTAAAGGCATTATCCCGCTGAAATTAGGTAGGATCACCCTGGTATCTGTGCCCGGCATCCTCGAGGGGGGCTCCCGCAGCGCTGATCTGTCACGGTTAAAATCTTTGGTAGAAGGCAAGAAACATGTGGCGGCTGCGGGCATTGAGGCATATGCCGCCCTGAGGAAAATTGCCGTAGAACCAAGATATTTTTACGCCGTTCCCCAGGTGGCGGTAGAAGCTTTGCGCTACGGCCTTGAAGTGGTCATCGTGGCGGTAGCCGAGGAAATCCCTGCGTTGACCAAGGTTTTATCCGATGCCGAAATCAAGCCTCATTTGATCGATCTCCGGATTAAATGA
- a CDS encoding hydrogenase maturation protease, whose product MTRTSPDDTDNKVPLRVLVLGVGNILLSDEGVGVRVVEELQKHPLPACVEVVDGATRAMELIDVMRGREKVIIIDALDADVEPGAVFKFGPEQLAETRKMSVSVHDIGVHEAIFLLGLTGELPGDVIFYGIQPGSLELHEGLTEPVSMAVKKVIGFILEDLQNVPGC is encoded by the coding sequence ATGACTCGGACAAGTCCCGATGACACAGATAACAAGGTTCCCCTGCGCGTACTGGTTTTGGGCGTTGGCAACATTTTGCTGTCAGATGAGGGAGTCGGTGTGCGTGTCGTCGAGGAACTCCAGAAGCATCCCCTGCCGGCGTGTGTCGAAGTCGTCGACGGTGCGACCCGGGCGATGGAACTCATCGATGTCATGCGTGGGCGCGAGAAAGTTATCATCATCGATGCCCTCGACGCAGATGTAGAGCCCGGCGCGGTGTTCAAATTCGGTCCGGAACAACTGGCTGAAACCCGGAAGATGAGCGTGTCGGTGCACGACATCGGCGTCCATGAAGCCATCTTCTTGCTCGGTCTGACCGGTGAACTGCCGGGGGACGTCATCTTCTATGGCATTCAACCGGGCAGTTTGGAATTGCATGAAGGACTCACCGAACCTGTCTCCATGGCGGTAAAAAAAGTGATTGGCTTTATCCTGGAGGATTTGCAGAACGTCCCCGGATGTTAA
- a CDS encoding glycosyltransferase family 4 protein encodes MDRRKFTSGNTTFILLSFEGPDRYSLAGGLGARVSNLSHCLGRNYDTHLFFIGDPKRRGEESQPDSHLTLHRWCQWISEYNPNGVYQGENEKVEDYSRSIPPYVIDRIIRPAVERRENVVVLSEEWHTAEATCRLGEQLLAAGLREKTEILWNANNTFGFERIDWKRLAENSTVTTVSKYMKHVMREKGINSIVIPNGIPEAMLGGIDEEESTELRAKLKRDLLLTKVARFDPTKGWNEAVEATARLKSAGKQPLLLARGGMEPFGEEVLYNAHQLGLRVKDVFSDSPGTPDCLEAVVQGAQDADVVNMKFHCSPQLLRILYNTSDAVLANSRHEPFGLVGLEAMAAGGVAFTGGTGEDYARHLDNAIVLESTDPKEIEEYVTYLDENDHHEGKIRNSARATAKDYTWEAVIKGLMDKVSGDRDKAFAV; translated from the coding sequence GTGGATAGGCGTAAATTTACAAGCGGCAACACGACTTTTATTCTCCTTTCGTTCGAAGGGCCGGACAGATATTCGCTCGCCGGGGGGTTGGGGGCGCGCGTTTCCAATCTGAGCCATTGCCTGGGCAGGAACTACGACACCCATCTGTTTTTTATCGGCGACCCGAAACGCCGCGGTGAGGAATCGCAGCCGGACAGCCATTTAACTCTTCATCGGTGGTGCCAATGGATCTCCGAATACAATCCCAATGGCGTTTACCAGGGAGAAAACGAGAAGGTCGAGGATTACAGCAGGTCTATCCCTCCCTATGTTATCGATAGGATTATCCGGCCGGCGGTGGAGCGTCGGGAAAACGTCGTTGTACTTTCCGAAGAATGGCATACAGCGGAAGCTACTTGCCGCCTTGGGGAACAACTCCTTGCCGCCGGCTTACGTGAAAAAACCGAAATCTTGTGGAACGCCAACAATACCTTTGGATTTGAACGCATCGATTGGAAAAGGCTCGCCGAGAACTCCACGGTGACCACCGTCAGTAAGTACATGAAACACGTGATGAGAGAAAAGGGTATTAACTCCATCGTGATCCCCAACGGCATCCCGGAAGCCATGCTCGGTGGTATCGATGAAGAGGAATCGACGGAACTAAGAGCAAAACTGAAACGAGACCTGTTGCTTACCAAGGTTGCCCGGTTTGATCCCACCAAAGGTTGGAATGAAGCGGTTGAAGCTACTGCTAGGTTGAAAAGCGCCGGCAAGCAACCTCTTTTGCTGGCTCGGGGAGGCATGGAGCCTTTCGGCGAAGAAGTCCTTTACAACGCTCATCAACTCGGACTGAGAGTCAAAGACGTGTTTTCTGATTCCCCCGGTACCCCTGATTGCCTGGAGGCGGTCGTCCAGGGAGCCCAAGACGCCGATGTGGTCAACATGAAATTTCACTGCAGCCCTCAACTGCTAAGAATCCTTTACAACACCTCGGACGCTGTGCTGGCTAACAGCCGCCATGAGCCGTTCGGTTTGGTCGGCCTCGAAGCGATGGCGGCCGGGGGCGTTGCCTTCACCGGCGGCACCGGCGAGGATTACGCCAGGCACCTCGATAACGCCATAGTCCTTGAATCAACCGACCCAAAGGAAATTGAAGAATACGTCACTTACCTTGATGAAAATGATCATCACGAAGGCAAGATTCGAAATTCGGCGCGGGCGACCGCCAAGGATTATACCTGGGAGGCGGTGATCAAGGGTCTGATGGACAAGGTTTCAGGAGACAGAGACAAAGCTTTCGCTGTCTGA